The following proteins come from a genomic window of Larimichthys crocea isolate SSNF chromosome III, L_crocea_2.0, whole genome shotgun sequence:
- the LOC104934760 gene encoding solute carrier family 12 member 2: protein MSGQKPSLRSGGSAQSRFQVDVVTEASSGVPTPATAPTSAPAPTSTDGSKPPEDSKGRFKVVGFLDPGALGSAMDIGLPPDVSHEPDTARSDSVSLHSTGTGHTHISDSHSNTYYMRTFGHNTIDAVPNIDFYRQTAAPFGEKLTRPSLSELHDELDKEPFEDGLANGEEPSAAEEAAALAAKEAKGGTVKFGWVKGVLVRCMLNIWGVMLFIRMSWIVGQAGIGLTIAIILMATLVTTITGLSTSAIATNGFVRGGGAYYLISRSLGPEFGGSIGLIFAFANAVAVAMYVVGFAETVVEMLNDVDALMTDELNDIRIVGTLTIILLLGISVAGMEWEAKAQIVLLVILLAAIVNYFIGSFMPTEAKEPKGFFGYHSAILFENLGPDFRKDETFFSVFAIFFPAATGILAGANISGDLSDPQSAIPKGTLLAILITGITYVAVAISAGSCVVRDATGDHNDTVSDTVNCTDAACTLGYDFSICKEGGCQYGLMNDFQMMSLVSGFGPLISAGIFSATLSSALASLVSAPKVFQALCKDNIYPGLGVFAKGYGKNNEPLRGYVLTFCIGLAFILIAELNIIAPIISNFFLASYALINFSVFHASLANSPGWRPSFKYYNMWVSLAGAILCCVVMFVINWWAALVTLLIVLALYIYVSYKKPDVNWGSSTQALIYNQALTHCLSLTGVEDHIKNFRPQCLVLAGYPNARPALVQLVHSFTKNVGLMVCGHIRTVSRRPNFKELSQDRARCQRWLNKKRIKAFYTTVFAENLRHGTQFLLQAVGLGRLKPNTLVMGFKNNWSDGDMRDVEIYINTIHDAFDLQFGVVILRLQDGLDISHIQGQDELLSSHEKPPIGNKDVVVSVSLAKDSDSDSCPSKTTSNQSSPLILRETKSPLSLTDQRLLETSQQFKKKQGKGTIDVWWLFDDGGLTLLIPFLLTNRSKWGDCRIRVFIGGKINRIDHDRRAMATLLSRFRIDFSDINVLGDINTKPKKHNKLTFKELIEPYRLKEDDMEQEAAERLKAQEPWRITDNELELYKAKTNRQIRLNELLKEHSSTAKLIVMSLPLARKGTVSSALYMCWLETLSKDLPPLLLVRGNHQSVLTFYS from the exons ATGTCGGGACAGAAGCCGTCCTTGAGGAGCGGCGGCTCCGCTCAGAGCCGTTTCCAGGTGGATGTGGTGACAGAAGCATCATCCGGAGTACCAACTCCGGCCACAGCCCCGACTTCTGCTCCTGCCCCGACCTCCACTGATGGATCCAAGCCACCTGAAGATTCCAAAGGCCGGTTCAAGGTGGTGGGGTTTCTGGATCCTGGCGCGTTGGGCAGCGCGATGGACATCGGGCTCCCACCTGATGTGTCCCACGAGCCGGATACAGCGAGGAGCGACTCAGTCAGCCTCCATTCAACGGGCACGGGACACACGCACATCTCCGACTCCCACTCCAACACCTACTACATGAGGACCTTCGGACACAACACCATAGACGCTGTGCCCAACATTGACTTTTACCGGCAGACTGCTGCGCCTTTTGGGGAGAAACTGACCAGACCATCGCTGTCGGAGCTGCACGATGAACTCgataaa GAGCCATTTGAGGACGGTCTCGCTAATGGAGAGGAGCCATCAGCAGCTGAGGAGGCAGCGGCCTTGGCGGCAAAGGAGGCAAAGGGAGGAACTGTCAAGTTTGGTTGGGTCAAAGGAGTCTTG gtcCGCTGCATGCTGAATATCTGGGGTGTGATGCTCTTCATCCGAATGTCCTGGATTGTCGGACAGGCTGGAATAG GACTGACCATTGCGATCATTCTGATGGCCACTCTGGTCACCACGATCACTGGTCTGTCTACCAGTGCTATAGCAACCAATGGTTTCGTACGTGGAG GAGGTGCATACTACCTGATCTCCAGGAGCCTGGGGCCGGAGTTCGGGGGCTCAATCGGTCTAATTTTTGCCTTTGCCAATGCCGTGGCTGTGGCCATGTATGTCGTAGGCTTCGCAGAGACAGTCGTTGAGATGCTCAAT GATGTTGATGCTCTGATGACTGATGAGCTAAATGACATCCGTATAGTTGGGACTCTGACCATCATCCTGCTGTTGGGAATCTCTGTAGCTGGGATGGAGTGGGAAGCCAAG GCTCAGATTGTCCTCCTGGTGATCCTGCTGGCAGCTATTGTTAACTACTTTATAGGAAGCTTCATGCCAACAGAAGCCAAAGAGCCCAAAGGATTCTTCGGCTACCACA GTGCCATTCTCTTCGAAAATCTGGGTCCAGACTTCAGAAAGGACGAGACATTCTTCTCAGTGTTCGCTATTTTCTTCCCTGCAGCCACTGGGATCTTGGCAGGAGCCAACATTTCTGGAGACCTCTCT GACCCTCAGTCAGCTATCCCTAAAGGTACGCTGCTGGCCATCCTCATCACAGGAATCACCTACGTAGCTGTTGCTATCTCTGCAG GCTCCTGTGTCGTCAGGGATGCCACCGGGGACCACAATGACACAGTGAGCGACACAGTGAACTGTACCGATGCCGCCTGCACACTGGGCTACGACTTCTCCATCTGCAAGGAGGGAGGCTGTCAGTACGGCCTGATGAATGACTTCCAG ATGATGAGTCTGGTGTCAGGCTTTGGTCCTCTGATCTCTGCAGGGATTTTTTCAGCCACTCTGTCCTCGGCTCTGGCCTCGCTGGTCAGTGCGCCCAAGGTCTTCCAG GCTCTATGTAAGGACAACATCTATCCAGGGCTTGGTGTGTTTGCAAAGGGTTATGGGAAGAACAACGAGCCTCTCCGTGGCTATGTCCTGACCTTCTGCATCGGCCTCGCCTTCATCCTCATTG CGGAGTTGAACATCATCGCTCCTATCATCTCCAACTTCTTCCTGGCCTCGTATGCTCTCATTAACTTCTCCGTATTCCATGCCTCACTGGCCAACTCTCCTG GGTGGCGTCCCAGCTTCAAGTACTACAACATGTGGGTGTCTCTTGCTGGAGCAATCCTGTGTTGTGTGGTGATGTTTGTCATCAACTGGTGGGCAGCTCTGGTCACTCTGCTTATTGTCCTCGCTCTCTACATCTACGTCAGCTACAAGAAACCTG ACGTGAACTGGGGTTCATCCACTCAGGCTCTGATCTACAACCAGGCTCTGACTCACTGTCTGAGTCTCACTGGAGTTGAGGACCACATTAAAAACTTCAG GCCGCAGTGTCTGGTGCTGGCTGGATATCCAAACGCTCGCCCTGCTCTGGTTCAACTGGTTCATTCTTTTACCAAAAACGTCGGCCTCATGGTCTGCGGTCACATCAGGACT GTGTCCCGTCGACCAAACTTTAAAGAGTTGTCCCAGGACCGTGCCCGCTGTCAGCGCTGGCTCAATAAAAAACGTATCAAGGCCTTTTACACTACTGTTTTTGCTGAAAACCTAAGGCACGGGACACAGTTCCTTCTGCAG GCTGTCGGTTTGGGTCGTCTCAAGCCAAACACGTTGGTCATGGGTTTCAAGAACAACTGGAGTGATGGAGACATGAGAGATGTGGAGATTTATATTAACACAATACA CGACGCTTTTGACCTGCAGTTTGGAGTGGTGATCCTTCGGCTCCAGGATGGACTGGATATCTCTCACATCCAGGGACAAG ACGAACTCCTGTCCTCCCATGAGAAGCCTCCAATTGGGAATAAGGATGTGGTGGTTTCTGTCAGTCTGGCTAaagactctgactctgactcctGTCCTTCAAAAACCACCAGCAACCAGAGCAGCCCACTCATCTTGAGAG AGACCAAGTCTCCTCTGAGTCTGACTGACCAGCGTCTGTTGGAGACCAGCCAGCAGTTTAAGAAGAAACAGGGCAAAGGAACCATAGATGTCTGGTGGCTGTTTGATGATGGAG gtcTGACTCTGCTGATTCCCTTCCTGCTGACCAACAGGAGCAAGTGGGGCGACTGCAGGATCCGCGTCTTCATCGGTGGGAAGATCAACCGCATCGACCACGACCGTCGAGC GATGGCCACACTGCTCAGCAGGTTCAGGATCGACTTCTCTGACATCAACGTCCTTGGAGACATCAACACCAAACCCAAGAAGCACAA TAAACTGACTTTTAAGGAGCTGATCGAGCCATATAGGCTGAAGGAAGATGACATGGAGCAGGAAGCTGCAGAGAGGCTGAAGGCCCAGGAACCCTGGAGGATCACTGACAACGAACTGGAGCTCTACAAGGCCAAG aCCAACCGTCAGATCAGACTGAACGAGCTGCTGAAGGAACACTCCAGTACAGCAAAACTCATTGTGAT gagTCTGCCTTTGGCCAGAAAGGGAACGGTGTCGAGCGCCCTCTACATGTGCTGGCTGGAAACTCTGTCCAAAGACCTcccacctctgctgctggtcCGAGGAAACCACCAGAGTGTCCTTACCTTCTACtcctaa
- the gramd2b gene encoding GRAM domain-containing protein 2B isoform X1: protein MENYSTDNLFQFKRKNTMSKPSCALYNPTGHRHHSHHHHHHGSDVENAEERHRYERTISEPLRAVDPEQQELSGRRKPALVRSKTFDHSLLTQVQTESDPKIERKKSHYSQLSKSNCQYHKIFKEISKEEQLRQSYTCALQKDILYQGRMFVSDHWICFHSKVFGKDTKIAIPVISVTHIKKTKTAILVPNALVIATANDRYVFVSFMSRDNTYKILMSVCIHLEEKSPCSSPIPSSLESSFRSQRSPLSPRFPLSFTGDFSDLDGAVRQRRQEMEESSSSDSQIADNYKIAEFSVPPFMDVLKHTNSAAPPEHPDHQQKVNNQLQNQPSSENKQHEAHHAGSELAIDSRPLKPVSLNTVLFVYLFLVCVLVLSSCYLAFKIISLEQRLTTLGSVSEFTHQENDFLQGSDGNAELFSELLTINLMKLEKVQKNLQRLLDEAA from the exons TTCAGATGTTGAAAATGCGGAGGAGCGGCACAGATATGAGAGGACGATCAGTGAGCCTCTGCGTGCCGTTGATCCGGAGCAACAGGAGCTCTCAGGCAGAAGGAAACCAGCATTAGTCAG gtCAAAGACATTCGACCATTCCCTGCTGACCCAGGTCCAGACAGAATCAGACCCCAAGATAGAGAGGAAAAAGTCTCACTACAGCCAG cttTCGAAGAGCAACTGCCAGTACCATAAAATATTTAAGGAAATCAGCAAGGAGGAGCAGCTCAGACAGA GTTACACCTGTGCTCTGCAGAAAGACATCCTCTACCAGGGCCGAATGTTTGTCTCTGATCACTGGATCTGCTTCCACTCCAAGGTGTTTGGCAAAGACACAAAG ATCGCCATCCCAGTAATATCCGTCACTCACATCAAGAAGACCAAAACTGCCATCCTGGTGCCAAACGCGCTGGTGATCGCCACCGCAAATGACAGG tacgTGTTTGTGTCCTTCATGTCCAGAGACAACACCTACAAGATCTTGATGTCAGTCTGTATTCATCTGGAG GAGAAGAGTCCATGCAGCAGCCCCATCCCATCCTCACTTGAAAGCAGCTTTAGAAGTCAGAGGTCACCTCTATCGCCTCGCTTTCCACTG agtttTACAGGTGATTTCAGCGATCTGGACGGGGCAGTGagacagaggaggcaggagatggaggagagcagcagctctgactcCCAAATAGCAGATAACTATAAGATAGCAG AGTTTTCTGTTCCTCCATTTATGGATGTGTTAAAGCACACCAACAGCGCAGCTCCTCCTGAACATCCAGACCATCAGCAAAAAGTGAATAACCAGCTTCAGAACCAGCCGAGCTCAGAAAACAAGCAGCACGAAGCACACCATGCCG GCTCAGAGCTGGCGATTGACAGCAGACCTCTGAAACCAGTTTCTCTCAACACCGTGCTGTTTGTATACCTGTTTCT AGTCTGTGTCCTGGTCTTGTCTTCCTGTTACCTCGCCTTCAAGATCATCTCATTGGAACAGAGACTGACGACGCTCGGCTCCGTCAGCGAGTTCACCCACCAGGA aAATGATTTTCTGCAGGGAAGCGATGGGAACGCAGAGCTTTTCTCTGAACTATTGACCATCAATCTGATGAAGCTAGAgaag GTGCAGAAAAACCTGCAGAGACTGCTGGATGAAGCTGCCTGA
- the LOC109142418 gene encoding uncharacterized protein LOC109142418 isoform X1, producing MASTAGSSHQHERSCSHIPTFSGRHPMIPKLYVMPWKQDMKNQRLLMKNAALAGIPVVPLEESLCFCGRERLCHSENSTHHSTSSSSSPSPSSSALLSQTGLIAHHSSHFSRYNSSVVTTRQLYQA from the exons ATGGCTAGTACAGCAGGGAGCTCCCACCAACATGA GCGATCCTGCTCCCACATCCCAACATTCTCAGGACGTCATCCCATGATCCCCAAACTTTATGTGATGCCATGGAAACAGGACATGAAGAACCAGAGGCTCCTGATGAAG aacgCAGCTCTAGCTGGGATCCCTGTGGTTCCTCTTGAggagtctttgtgtttttgtggccGAGAGCGTCTCTGCCACAGTGAGAACTCCACCCACCACTccacctcttcatcctcctccccgTCCCCCTCTTCGTCTGCCCTTCTCAGCCAGACTGGACTAATAGCTCATCACTCTTCCCACTTCTCCAG gtACAACAGCTCTGTGGTGACAACCAGACAACTCTACCAAGCCTGA
- the gramd2b gene encoding GRAM domain-containing protein 2B isoform X2, with protein MTEQCVNQQISHEDARKCNRRAAKHEERDYHSDVENAEERHRYERTISEPLRAVDPEQQELSGRRKPALVRSKTFDHSLLTQVQTESDPKIERKKSHYSQLSKSNCQYHKIFKEISKEEQLRQSYTCALQKDILYQGRMFVSDHWICFHSKVFGKDTKIAIPVISVTHIKKTKTAILVPNALVIATANDRYVFVSFMSRDNTYKILMSVCIHLEEKSPCSSPIPSSLESSFRSQRSPLSPRFPLSFTGDFSDLDGAVRQRRQEMEESSSSDSQIADNYKIAEFSVPPFMDVLKHTNSAAPPEHPDHQQKVNNQLQNQPSSENKQHEAHHAGSELAIDSRPLKPVSLNTVLFVYLFLVCVLVLSSCYLAFKIISLEQRLTTLGSVSEFTHQENDFLQGSDGNAELFSELLTINLMKLEKVQKNLQRLLDEAA; from the exons ATGACAGAACAATGTGTAAACCAGCAGATATCGCATGAAGATGCCAGGAAATGTAACAGAAGAGCTGCAAAGCATGAGGAAAGGGATTATCA TTCAGATGTTGAAAATGCGGAGGAGCGGCACAGATATGAGAGGACGATCAGTGAGCCTCTGCGTGCCGTTGATCCGGAGCAACAGGAGCTCTCAGGCAGAAGGAAACCAGCATTAGTCAG gtCAAAGACATTCGACCATTCCCTGCTGACCCAGGTCCAGACAGAATCAGACCCCAAGATAGAGAGGAAAAAGTCTCACTACAGCCAG cttTCGAAGAGCAACTGCCAGTACCATAAAATATTTAAGGAAATCAGCAAGGAGGAGCAGCTCAGACAGA GTTACACCTGTGCTCTGCAGAAAGACATCCTCTACCAGGGCCGAATGTTTGTCTCTGATCACTGGATCTGCTTCCACTCCAAGGTGTTTGGCAAAGACACAAAG ATCGCCATCCCAGTAATATCCGTCACTCACATCAAGAAGACCAAAACTGCCATCCTGGTGCCAAACGCGCTGGTGATCGCCACCGCAAATGACAGG tacgTGTTTGTGTCCTTCATGTCCAGAGACAACACCTACAAGATCTTGATGTCAGTCTGTATTCATCTGGAG GAGAAGAGTCCATGCAGCAGCCCCATCCCATCCTCACTTGAAAGCAGCTTTAGAAGTCAGAGGTCACCTCTATCGCCTCGCTTTCCACTG agtttTACAGGTGATTTCAGCGATCTGGACGGGGCAGTGagacagaggaggcaggagatggaggagagcagcagctctgactcCCAAATAGCAGATAACTATAAGATAGCAG AGTTTTCTGTTCCTCCATTTATGGATGTGTTAAAGCACACCAACAGCGCAGCTCCTCCTGAACATCCAGACCATCAGCAAAAAGTGAATAACCAGCTTCAGAACCAGCCGAGCTCAGAAAACAAGCAGCACGAAGCACACCATGCCG GCTCAGAGCTGGCGATTGACAGCAGACCTCTGAAACCAGTTTCTCTCAACACCGTGCTGTTTGTATACCTGTTTCT AGTCTGTGTCCTGGTCTTGTCTTCCTGTTACCTCGCCTTCAAGATCATCTCATTGGAACAGAGACTGACGACGCTCGGCTCCGTCAGCGAGTTCACCCACCAGGA aAATGATTTTCTGCAGGGAAGCGATGGGAACGCAGAGCTTTTCTCTGAACTATTGACCATCAATCTGATGAAGCTAGAgaag GTGCAGAAAAACCTGCAGAGACTGCTGGATGAAGCTGCCTGA
- the LOC109142418 gene encoding uncharacterized protein LOC109142418 isoform X2 — protein sequence MRRHPMIPKLYVMPWKQDMKNQRLLMKNAALAGIPVVPLEESLCFCGRERLCHSENSTHHSTSSSSSPSPSSSALLSQTGLIAHHSSHFSRYNSSVVTTRQLYQA from the exons ATGA GACGTCATCCCATGATCCCCAAACTTTATGTGATGCCATGGAAACAGGACATGAAGAACCAGAGGCTCCTGATGAAG aacgCAGCTCTAGCTGGGATCCCTGTGGTTCCTCTTGAggagtctttgtgtttttgtggccGAGAGCGTCTCTGCCACAGTGAGAACTCCACCCACCACTccacctcttcatcctcctccccgTCCCCCTCTTCGTCTGCCCTTCTCAGCCAGACTGGACTAATAGCTCATCACTCTTCCCACTTCTCCAG gtACAACAGCTCTGTGGTGACAACCAGACAACTCTACCAAGCCTGA